One genomic window of Cupriavidus sp. P-10 includes the following:
- a CDS encoding FAD-binding and (Fe-S)-binding domain-containing protein produces MTQATSQLPRDLNLLLRLRKRLEAETTAELRFDQVTRAIYASEASNYRQVPLGVVIPRTMADLETTVRACGELGVAMVPRGAGTSMSGQSVNAAICIDHSKYLHAVESIDSEARIGRVQPGVICDQLKQAAADHGLTFGPDPATHSRCTLGGMIGNNSCGAHSVMAGKTVENIERLEVVTATGARFWVGATSEAAYAEHLAAGGERARIVRGLRDLADRYAEDIRVGFPRLKRRVSGYNLDQLLPDNGFNIARALVGTEGTCATVLRAETRLVEGLSQRVLLVLGFESIFDAADCVPDLLPLGPIAMEGLDTGIIGGLKELGLKLDDIAELPAGNAWLMIEFGASERSEAIRQARHASAAAATFASKPSVRLVEDAGLMGRLWAIRETGASATSLSTVPGQPDPTVGWEDAAVEPSLLGPYLREFSALVARYGYKTNMYGHFGDGCIHSRITFDLRSRAGVSDWRKFLEEAAALVVKYKGSLSGEHGDGQAKGELLPLMFSPRLMQAFREFKALWDPHGLMNPGKLIDAMPVDANLRLGPDYRRSDVPSVFTYPMGAGANAGYGRETERCIGMGKCRSLDGGTMCPSFKATREERYATRGRARMFFEMLNGEIIDETRDAKDVKDSMDLCLSCKGCKNDCPTHVDIPKYRSEFLYRYYQRRMRAPMDALIGRLGQWLPVATRFSGAFNAVMQNRVSRRIGRMFGLAEGAALPPVADTAFRRSNTARRLETVRNESFGPRDVVVWTDSFNNGFTPHVLEAAVKVIERHGWRARLSSRHVCCGRPFYDVGLLDQARNNLLELLDVLADPIAAGVPVLVLEPSCLSVFRDEMLAMLPNDPRAKRLAGLTETMAEFAKRAGIKLEASTEVHAHAHCHQRACGGSSAESAMGLNVMNTGCCGMAGAFGYHEKTAAVSRRIGESTLLPKLDVLGADATVVADGFSCRSQIRKVSGRDARHLAEVLAEATAPIDRSVAPANQRDAAVAELQ; encoded by the coding sequence ATGACACAAGCCACCTCCCAATTGCCACGCGATCTCAACCTGCTGCTGCGCCTGCGCAAACGCCTGGAAGCAGAGACCACGGCGGAGTTGCGATTTGACCAGGTGACGCGTGCCATCTACGCCTCCGAAGCCTCGAACTACCGGCAGGTTCCGCTGGGTGTGGTCATCCCCCGCACCATGGCGGATCTCGAGACTACCGTGCGCGCTTGTGGCGAACTGGGGGTGGCAATGGTGCCACGTGGTGCGGGTACCTCGATGAGCGGACAGTCGGTCAATGCAGCGATCTGTATCGACCATTCGAAATACCTGCATGCCGTTGAGTCGATTGACTCGGAAGCGCGCATCGGTCGCGTACAGCCAGGTGTCATCTGCGACCAGCTCAAGCAGGCTGCCGCTGACCATGGTCTGACGTTCGGCCCGGATCCCGCCACACACAGCCGTTGCACCCTGGGCGGCATGATCGGCAACAACTCCTGCGGCGCCCACTCGGTCATGGCAGGAAAAACCGTCGAGAATATCGAGCGTCTGGAGGTGGTAACGGCCACCGGGGCTCGCTTCTGGGTCGGTGCCACCAGCGAAGCCGCGTACGCCGAGCACTTGGCCGCCGGTGGCGAGCGTGCCCGCATTGTGCGAGGGCTGCGTGATCTCGCCGATCGCTATGCGGAGGACATTCGTGTCGGCTTTCCCCGTCTGAAGCGTCGCGTCTCAGGCTACAACCTGGACCAGCTGCTGCCCGATAACGGATTCAATATTGCGCGTGCACTGGTGGGAACAGAAGGTACATGCGCCACCGTTCTGCGTGCCGAGACACGGCTAGTGGAAGGATTGTCGCAGCGGGTCCTGCTCGTGCTCGGCTTCGAGTCGATCTTTGACGCTGCGGACTGCGTGCCGGATTTGCTGCCCCTTGGCCCGATCGCCATGGAAGGCCTCGACACCGGCATCATCGGCGGCTTGAAGGAGCTGGGGTTGAAGCTCGACGACATCGCCGAACTTCCGGCCGGGAATGCCTGGCTGATGATCGAGTTCGGAGCGAGCGAACGCAGCGAGGCCATCAGGCAGGCACGCCATGCGTCGGCAGCCGCAGCAACGTTTGCCTCAAAGCCCAGTGTCCGACTGGTTGAAGACGCCGGGCTAATGGGCCGACTGTGGGCCATCCGCGAAACCGGGGCATCGGCTACCTCACTGTCAACGGTGCCCGGCCAACCCGATCCCACGGTAGGCTGGGAAGATGCCGCGGTCGAGCCGTCCCTGCTCGGCCCGTACCTGAGAGAGTTCTCTGCACTGGTCGCCCGCTATGGCTACAAGACCAATATGTATGGCCATTTTGGCGACGGTTGCATCCACTCGCGCATCACCTTCGACCTTCGGTCCAGGGCCGGCGTAAGCGACTGGCGCAAGTTTCTGGAAGAGGCGGCAGCACTGGTGGTCAAGTACAAGGGCTCCCTGTCCGGCGAGCATGGTGACGGCCAGGCCAAGGGCGAGCTGCTCCCGCTCATGTTCAGCCCACGCCTTATGCAGGCCTTCCGCGAGTTCAAGGCCCTATGGGACCCGCACGGCCTGATGAACCCCGGCAAGCTGATCGACGCCATGCCGGTCGACGCCAACCTCCGGCTGGGCCCTGACTATCGCCGCAGCGACGTCCCCAGCGTGTTCACGTACCCGATGGGCGCCGGTGCCAACGCCGGCTACGGACGTGAAACCGAACGCTGCATTGGCATGGGCAAGTGCCGTTCGCTGGACGGTGGCACCATGTGCCCCAGCTTCAAGGCCACACGTGAGGAACGATATGCCACGCGTGGGCGGGCACGCATGTTCTTTGAGATGCTTAACGGCGAGATCATCGACGAGACGCGCGATGCAAAGGACGTGAAGGACTCGATGGACCTCTGCCTTTCCTGCAAGGGCTGCAAGAACGACTGTCCCACCCACGTCGATATTCCAAAATACCGAAGCGAATTCCTCTATCGCTACTATCAGCGACGTATGCGCGCGCCGATGGACGCATTGATCGGCCGACTCGGACAGTGGCTGCCCGTCGCGACCCGCTTCAGCGGCGCGTTCAATGCAGTCATGCAGAACCGCGTCTCGCGAAGGATCGGAAGAATGTTCGGCCTGGCAGAGGGTGCCGCTCTCCCACCGGTGGCAGACACGGCATTCCGCCGCAGCAATACGGCAAGGCGTCTGGAGACCGTGCGCAACGAATCGTTTGGTCCGCGCGATGTGGTGGTCTGGACCGACAGCTTCAACAACGGCTTCACCCCGCACGTGCTGGAGGCGGCCGTAAAGGTGATCGAGCGGCACGGCTGGCGCGCACGGCTTAGTTCACGGCACGTCTGCTGCGGCCGCCCCTTCTACGATGTCGGTCTTCTCGACCAGGCGCGCAACAATTTGCTTGAGTTGCTTGACGTGCTGGCAGATCCCATCGCAGCGGGTGTTCCCGTTCTGGTACTGGAGCCAAGCTGTCTGTCGGTCTTCCGCGACGAAATGCTGGCAATGCTTCCCAATGATCCGAGGGCGAAGAGGCTAGCGGGTCTCACCGAGACGATGGCCGAGTTCGCCAAGCGCGCCGGCATCAAGCTTGAGGCCAGTACGGAAGTCCATGCACATGCCCATTGCCACCAGCGCGCATGCGGTGGCTCGAGCGCAGAGAGCGCGATGGGCCTGAACGTAATGAACACCGGCTGCTGCGGTATGGCCGGTGCCTTTGGCTACCACGAGAAGACAGCAGCCGTCTCTCGCCGCATTGGCGAGAGTACGCTTCTTCCTAAGCTTGACGTCCTTGGCGCCGACGCCACGGTGGTTGCCGACGGCTTCAGCTGCCGGTCCCAGATTCGCAAGGTATCCGGACGCGATGCACGCCACTTGGCCGAGGTTCTAGCCGAAGCGACTGCCCCTATTGACCGATCTGTTGCCCCCGCAAATCAACGCGACGCCGCTGTCGCTGAACTTCAATGA
- a CDS encoding 3-keto-5-aminohexanoate cleavage protein, whose translation MNKPCIISVAITGSLPRKKDNPAVPITVSEQVESTQAAFEAGATLVHLHVRNDDETPTSNPDRFALVLEGIRKHAPGMITQVSTGGRSGAGNERGAMLSLRPDMASLATGSVNFPTRVYDNSPDLVDWLAAEMKTYGIKPEVEAFDLSMIFQAAAMQAAGAIVGPLHIQFVMGIKNAMPVDREVLEFYVRTLNRLSPDATWTGAGIGRDQLTMARWSLELGGHCRTGLEDNVRMDKNTLALSNAALVRQVAELCEEYGRPVATAAQAREILSLC comes from the coding sequence ATGAACAAGCCTTGCATCATTTCTGTTGCGATCACGGGATCACTGCCGCGCAAGAAAGACAATCCGGCTGTGCCAATCACGGTGAGCGAGCAGGTGGAGTCGACCCAGGCGGCATTCGAAGCCGGGGCGACCCTGGTCCATCTTCACGTACGCAACGATGACGAAACTCCCACGTCAAATCCTGATCGTTTCGCCTTGGTGCTGGAGGGCATTCGCAAGCACGCGCCGGGCATGATCACCCAGGTGTCCACCGGGGGCCGCTCCGGGGCCGGCAATGAGCGAGGTGCCATGCTATCCCTGCGGCCGGACATGGCATCCCTGGCCACCGGCTCCGTCAACTTCCCGACCCGGGTCTATGACAATTCGCCCGACCTGGTCGACTGGCTCGCCGCCGAAATGAAAACCTACGGCATCAAGCCCGAAGTCGAGGCGTTTGACCTGTCGATGATCTTCCAGGCCGCGGCTATGCAGGCAGCGGGCGCGATCGTGGGTCCCCTGCATATCCAATTTGTGATGGGCATCAAGAATGCAATGCCTGTCGATCGCGAAGTGCTTGAATTCTACGTTCGTACCCTTAACCGCCTTTCGCCCGATGCAACGTGGACCGGCGCAGGCATTGGTCGAGATCAACTGACGATGGCTCGCTGGTCTCTCGAGCTAGGGGGGCACTGCCGCACCGGGCTCGAGGACAATGTGCGCATGGACAAGAATACACTCGCCCTGTCCAACGCCGCGCTGGTGCGCCAGGTTGCCGAGCTGTGCGAGGAGTATGGTCGCCCCGTCGCGACCGCAGCTCAGGCTCGCGAGATCCTGAGCTTGTGCTGA
- a CDS encoding ABC transporter ATP-binding protein — protein sequence MGKSVQVRNLRIAAGDTIIVDDVNFHIAPGEVLALIGESGSGKTTTALSLMGYARQGCRIAGGNIRVGDTEVLSLSPSEQRTLRGRSITYIAQSAAASFNPSRTIMDQVVEPALIHRLMDRASAERKAIDLFRELALPDPETIGERYPHQVSGGQLQRLMAAMALITDPDLVILDEPTTALDVTTQVEVLRAFRRAVRERRSTAVYVSHDLAVVAQVADHILVLRDGKMRELGETDQILHAPVDDYTQSLLAAARPAERGGRPESAASRPVLLEVKGVSAGYGPVDAKGQPAVKILDHIDLTLHRGQSIGVIGESGSGKTTLARAIAGLVSPCAGSIKFDGQPLPPSLDKRSRDSLRRIQIVFQMADTALNPSHTIEEILARPLQFFHGLRGSKQSARIRELLDLVRLPASLAARTPAGLSGGQKQRINLARALAAEPELILCDEITSALDTVVGAAILDLMAELRRELGVSYLFISHDLHTVRAICDEIVVMQHGRKLTQVAHADYERGPHHPYYDLLARSVPELRRGWIDEVDLAAARSACENSAVATH from the coding sequence ATGGGCAAGTCAGTACAGGTAAGGAACCTGCGCATCGCGGCAGGCGACACCATCATCGTTGACGACGTCAACTTCCACATTGCTCCTGGCGAAGTCCTCGCCCTGATTGGCGAGTCTGGGTCAGGAAAAACCACCACGGCGCTTTCCCTGATGGGCTATGCCCGCCAGGGTTGCAGGATCGCCGGCGGAAACATCCGCGTTGGCGACACCGAGGTGCTGTCGCTGTCGCCATCCGAGCAACGCACATTGCGCGGCCGGTCCATCACTTATATCGCGCAGAGCGCTGCAGCGTCCTTCAATCCGTCGCGGACCATCATGGATCAGGTGGTCGAGCCGGCGCTGATCCATCGGCTGATGGACCGCGCCAGCGCTGAGCGCAAGGCCATCGATCTCTTCCGGGAACTGGCACTGCCTGATCCCGAGACAATTGGGGAGCGCTATCCCCATCAGGTGTCGGGGGGTCAACTGCAGCGCTTGATGGCCGCCATGGCGCTTATCACCGATCCGGATCTCGTGATTCTCGACGAGCCGACGACGGCTCTCGATGTCACCACGCAGGTCGAAGTACTGCGTGCATTCCGCCGTGCGGTGCGCGAGCGGCGCTCAACTGCAGTGTACGTGAGTCATGACCTTGCCGTTGTGGCGCAAGTAGCCGATCACATCCTCGTGCTTCGCGACGGCAAGATGCGCGAGCTTGGCGAGACTGACCAGATTCTGCATGCACCAGTAGATGACTACACGCAAAGCTTGCTGGCCGCCGCGCGACCGGCAGAGCGTGGCGGCAGGCCCGAGAGTGCCGCATCGAGGCCGGTGCTACTGGAAGTCAAAGGAGTGTCCGCAGGATATGGGCCGGTCGACGCCAAAGGACAACCGGCAGTGAAGATCCTCGACCACATCGATCTGACACTTCACCGGGGCCAGTCCATTGGGGTAATCGGCGAATCCGGTTCGGGGAAAACTACGTTGGCCCGGGCGATCGCAGGCCTGGTTTCGCCATGCGCGGGAAGCATCAAGTTCGACGGACAGCCGCTTCCGCCATCCTTGGACAAACGCAGCCGTGATTCTTTGCGCCGGATCCAGATCGTGTTTCAGATGGCCGACACTGCGTTGAATCCGTCGCACACCATCGAGGAAATCCTGGCCCGTCCCTTGCAATTCTTCCATGGGTTGCGCGGGTCCAAGCAAAGTGCACGCATCCGGGAGCTGCTGGATCTGGTCCGGCTTCCTGCCAGCCTTGCTGCCCGCACTCCTGCCGGCCTCTCCGGCGGGCAGAAGCAGCGTATCAACCTGGCCCGCGCGCTTGCGGCTGAGCCGGAGCTGATCCTGTGCGACGAGATTACTTCTGCGCTTGATACTGTCGTTGGCGCGGCGATCCTCGACCTGATGGCGGAGCTGCGCCGCGAACTTGGGGTGTCGTACCTGTTCATCAGTCACGACTTGCACACTGTGCGGGCGATCTGCGACGAAATCGTGGTGATGCAGCACGGCCGCAAGCTGACACAGGTTGCACACGCGGACTACGAGCGCGGACCCCATCACCCGTACTACGACCTGCTTGCCCGTTCCGTACCGGAATTGCGGCGTGGGTGGATCGACGAGGTCGATCTGGCCGCTGCCCGCTCCGCATGTGAGAACTCGGCCGTGGCAACGCACTAG
- a CDS encoding ABC transporter permease, whose amino-acid sequence MTTTTNTHTRQSSVTPTESRFRFRFPRLGPAGWLGALVLLAWLAAAVIGPMLITTDGTPSGDVQVFAPMSVQHWLGTDYLGRDMLVRVILGARYTVCVALVSTLCASGIGISLALLATVSGRWIDVALSRGLDTLTAIPSKMFALIMVAAFGSSVWMLAVTAAIIYVPGAFRIARSLAVNINAMDYVTVARTRGESTAYIMRKEILPNILGPMLADLGLRFVYVVLLLASLSFLGLGIQPPDADWGSLVRENIGALADGSMAVIAPALAIASLTIAVNLVIDNLPGRSARAGGK is encoded by the coding sequence ATGACCACGACAACCAATACCCACACCCGGCAGTCGTCCGTGACCCCAACAGAATCACGCTTCCGGTTCCGCTTTCCCAGGCTTGGTCCGGCGGGCTGGCTCGGCGCGCTGGTGCTGCTGGCCTGGCTGGCGGCGGCGGTGATCGGTCCCATGCTGATCACCACCGACGGCACCCCTTCTGGCGATGTCCAGGTATTCGCCCCAATGAGCGTGCAACACTGGCTTGGCACCGATTACCTCGGTCGTGACATGCTGGTTCGTGTCATTCTGGGAGCCCGCTACACGGTGTGCGTGGCGCTGGTCTCGACGCTGTGTGCGAGTGGCATTGGCATCTCGCTAGCGCTTCTCGCCACGGTTAGCGGACGATGGATCGATGTGGCCCTGAGCCGAGGCCTCGATACGCTGACCGCCATTCCGAGCAAGATGTTTGCGCTGATCATGGTCGCGGCGTTTGGCTCCTCGGTCTGGATGCTCGCAGTCACCGCCGCGATCATCTACGTGCCTGGCGCCTTTCGTATTGCCCGTTCGCTTGCCGTCAACATCAATGCGATGGACTACGTGACAGTTGCCCGGACGCGAGGCGAAAGCACTGCCTACATCATGCGCAAGGAGATTCTGCCCAACATTCTCGGACCAATGCTGGCCGATCTTGGCCTGCGCTTTGTCTACGTCGTCCTTCTGCTTGCGAGTCTGAGCTTTCTGGGCCTCGGCATTCAGCCGCCCGACGCCGACTGGGGGTCACTCGTGCGCGAAAACATTGGCGCGCTCGCAGACGGAAGCATGGCCGTCATCGCACCGGCCCTGGCCATCGCGAGCCTGACGATCGCGGTCAATCTTGTCATCGACAACCTGCCGGGCCGCTCGGCACGCGCCGGAGGAAAATAA
- a CDS encoding NAD-dependent succinate-semialdehyde dehydrogenase — protein MSLTIQNPILMPGANLIGAEWSAAADGRTLNVCDPATDEVFAIVPDSGAADARHAVDVAHAAFATWKKVPAKQRAQIVKRWNDLVVAHVEDLGRLISREQGKPLAEGKGEVMYAASYIEWFAEEATRADGDVIAAPVPGRRMFALREPVGVIAAITPWNFPAAMIARKIAPALAAGCTVVCKPAEDTPLTSLALVKLAEQAGVPPGVLNIVTASRERAAEVVDVWLDDPRVRKMTFTGSTPVGKHLARRSADTLKKLSLELGGNAPFIVFDDADLDAAVEGLMAAKFRNGGQTCVCPNRIFVQDKVHDAFVEKLAARVSALVVAPATDSAAQIGPMINARAVDKIERHVNDAVSRGARVVAGGKRIKSDRCPGPNYYAPTVLVDVDATMECSCEETFGPVAPVTRFSTEAEVVATANATPFGLAAYFYSNDVKRIWRLADALESGIVGINEGAIAAEAAPFGGIKDSGYGREGSRYGLEEYMHIKYVCQGQLD, from the coding sequence ATGTCTTTGACCATCCAGAACCCCATCCTCATGCCTGGCGCCAATCTGATCGGCGCGGAATGGAGCGCCGCCGCGGATGGCCGCACGCTGAACGTGTGCGACCCGGCGACCGACGAAGTGTTTGCCATCGTGCCGGACAGCGGCGCAGCGGACGCCAGGCACGCCGTGGATGTTGCCCATGCAGCGTTTGCAACGTGGAAGAAGGTACCGGCCAAGCAACGAGCGCAGATCGTCAAACGCTGGAATGACCTTGTCGTCGCGCACGTAGAGGACCTCGGCCGCCTGATCTCGCGAGAGCAAGGCAAGCCGCTTGCCGAGGGCAAGGGCGAGGTCATGTACGCAGCCAGCTACATCGAGTGGTTCGCCGAAGAAGCGACCCGTGCCGATGGCGATGTCATCGCAGCGCCGGTACCCGGCCGTCGCATGTTTGCGTTGCGTGAGCCCGTCGGCGTGATCGCTGCCATTACCCCGTGGAACTTCCCGGCAGCGATGATCGCCCGCAAGATTGCCCCGGCCCTCGCGGCAGGCTGCACCGTCGTATGCAAGCCCGCGGAAGACACACCCCTTACCTCGCTGGCGCTGGTCAAGCTTGCCGAGCAGGCAGGTGTACCGCCGGGCGTGCTGAACATCGTTACCGCATCGCGCGAACGTGCCGCCGAAGTGGTTGACGTGTGGCTGGACGACCCCCGTGTACGCAAAATGACGTTCACCGGTTCGACACCGGTAGGCAAGCACCTGGCGCGCCGCTCTGCTGACACGCTCAAGAAGCTTTCGCTGGAGCTGGGTGGCAACGCTCCGTTCATTGTCTTCGATGATGCCGATCTCGACGCAGCGGTCGAGGGACTGATGGCTGCCAAGTTCCGCAATGGCGGTCAGACCTGCGTGTGCCCCAACCGCATTTTCGTGCAGGACAAGGTCCACGATGCATTCGTGGAAAAGCTGGCAGCTCGTGTCAGCGCACTCGTCGTGGCGCCCGCGACCGACTCGGCCGCGCAGATCGGCCCGATGATCAACGCTCGCGCCGTGGACAAGATCGAGCGCCACGTCAATGACGCAGTTAGCCGCGGCGCCCGCGTGGTGGCGGGCGGCAAGCGGATCAAATCGGACCGCTGCCCGGGACCGAACTACTACGCGCCGACGGTTCTCGTGGATGTCGATGCGACGATGGAGTGCTCGTGCGAAGAAACGTTCGGGCCCGTCGCTCCGGTGACGCGCTTTTCGACCGAGGCTGAAGTCGTGGCCACCGCCAATGCTACGCCTTTCGGTCTTGCGGCTTACTTCTATTCGAACGACGTGAAGCGCATCTGGCGCCTGGCCGACGCGCTCGAGTCCGGCATTGTCGGTATCAACGAAGGCGCCATCGCAGCGGAAGCGGCACCCTTCGGCGGGATCAAGGACTCCGGCTATGGCCGTGAAGGCTCACGCTACGGTCTGGAAGAGTACATGCACATCAAGTACGTCTGCCAAGGTCAGCTCGACTGA
- a CDS encoding aspartate aminotransferase family protein: MHSESHEALVALDRAHLIHPVSAWRTHEQRGPTILTSGKGAYVRDADGNELLDAFAGLWCVNVGYGQESVVEAAARQMRELPYATGYFHFSSEPAIELASKLVELSPASLRHVYFTLGGSDAVDSAVRYITAYFNATGRPAKKHFISLERGYHGSSSFGAGLTALPAFHYGFDLPRANQHYIPSPYPYRQPDGTDETAIIAASVAALRKRVEELGPENVAAFFCEPVQGSGGVIVPPRGWLKAMRDACRELDILFVADEVITGFGRTGPMFACEHEDVQPDLMTVAKGLTAGYVPMGAVLMSDAVYNGIADGTPAGQSIGHGMTYSAHPVSAAVALEVLRLYQEGGLLANGQRVALPFSDGLKQMLDHPLVGNARSLGLLGALELVSNKSTKQRFDPALGLSDKLFAAGYRNGLIYRAFGDNILGFAPALCYSEADFETLFLRLRSALDEVLADPAVRAAISN, translated from the coding sequence ATGCACTCTGAATCCCACGAAGCCCTGGTCGCGCTAGACCGCGCCCACCTCATTCATCCCGTCTCGGCCTGGCGCACTCATGAACAACGAGGGCCCACCATCCTCACCTCCGGAAAGGGTGCCTATGTCCGCGATGCCGATGGAAACGAACTGCTGGATGCGTTCGCCGGGCTATGGTGCGTCAACGTGGGGTATGGCCAGGAAAGCGTGGTGGAAGCGGCGGCACGACAAATGCGCGAGTTGCCCTATGCCACCGGCTATTTTCACTTCAGCAGCGAACCGGCGATCGAGCTGGCCTCGAAGCTGGTCGAGCTCTCACCCGCTTCCCTGCGGCATGTCTATTTCACGCTAGGCGGCTCGGACGCGGTGGATTCGGCTGTGCGCTACATTACAGCCTACTTCAATGCCACCGGCCGCCCGGCAAAGAAGCACTTCATTTCTCTGGAGCGTGGCTATCACGGATCGTCGTCGTTCGGCGCCGGCCTGACTGCCCTGCCCGCGTTCCACTACGGTTTCGACCTGCCTCGCGCCAATCAACACTACATTCCGTCTCCTTATCCGTATCGTCAGCCTGACGGAACCGATGAGACTGCAATCATTGCTGCTTCCGTGGCGGCGCTGCGCAAGAGGGTCGAAGAACTCGGCCCGGAGAACGTCGCGGCGTTTTTCTGCGAACCGGTACAAGGATCGGGCGGAGTTATCGTACCGCCCCGCGGATGGCTCAAGGCAATGCGCGATGCGTGCCGGGAGTTGGACATTCTGTTCGTCGCGGACGAGGTCATTACGGGTTTCGGCCGTACTGGTCCGATGTTCGCGTGCGAGCACGAAGATGTGCAGCCAGACCTCATGACGGTGGCAAAGGGGCTGACGGCGGGCTACGTGCCAATGGGTGCTGTGCTGATGTCCGATGCGGTCTACAACGGTATCGCGGACGGTACGCCGGCCGGCCAGTCCATTGGACACGGCATGACCTATTCCGCTCACCCGGTGAGTGCCGCAGTGGCGCTGGAGGTCTTGCGGTTGTACCAGGAAGGTGGACTGCTGGCCAATGGCCAGCGCGTCGCACTGCCATTCTCGGATGGCCTCAAGCAGATGCTGGACCATCCGCTGGTGGGCAATGCTCGCTCCCTGGGCTTGCTTGGGGCACTCGAACTGGTCAGCAACAAATCGACGAAGCAGCGCTTTGACCCGGCCCTGGGTCTGTCCGACAAGCTGTTCGCCGCAGGGTACCGAAACGGCTTGATCTACCGGGCCTTCGGGGACAACATCCTTGGCTTTGCGCCGGCATTGTGCTATTCGGAGGCCGACTTTGAAACGTTGTTCCTTCGTTTGCGAAGTGCGCTTGACGAGGTTCTGGCCGATCCTGCTGTCCGCGCCGCCATTTCGAACTGA
- the gabT gene encoding 4-aminobutyrate--2-oxoglutarate transaminase, with protein sequence MSQTNQAYIAERGKHVPHGVVTAHPLFAEKAEGAYLWDVEGRRYIDFVGGIGVQNIGHNHPKVVEAVRTQLNRVTHAAFQVVGYDVYVDLAARLNKLVGGSEAYKSLLVTTGAEAVENAIKIARAYRNVPGVIAFRGGFHGRTLLGSTLTGMSTPYKQNFGQAADIYHTPYPDPYRGFDAAAAIRALEDLFATQIAPERVAAVILEPVQGDGGFLPAGTEFLQALRELTKRHGIVLILDEIQAGFGRTGTMFGFQHAGIQPDLVTVAKSLAGGLPLAGVVGRAEIMDAPAPGGLGGTYAGNPLACAAALAVLDVFEQDKLLEKSKQTGELLRSGLDAIARDFPAIGTVRGVGSMLALEFVRDGDPFQPDATLAQTVIDECRTRGLLVIKCGVHRNTVRLLAPLNSAPETIAEALTILRDAIGASTSISK encoded by the coding sequence ATGAGCCAAACCAACCAAGCCTATATCGCCGAGCGCGGCAAACACGTGCCCCACGGAGTGGTCACGGCCCATCCCCTCTTCGCCGAGAAGGCCGAGGGTGCCTATCTGTGGGACGTGGAGGGTCGCCGCTATATCGATTTTGTCGGCGGTATCGGTGTCCAGAACATTGGCCACAATCACCCGAAGGTCGTCGAGGCCGTGCGCACGCAATTGAACCGCGTCACGCACGCTGCCTTTCAGGTGGTTGGCTATGACGTGTACGTGGATCTGGCAGCGCGACTGAACAAGCTGGTTGGCGGAAGTGAAGCCTACAAGTCGCTACTCGTGACAACAGGCGCAGAAGCGGTGGAAAACGCCATCAAGATTGCGCGTGCCTATCGCAATGTGCCCGGCGTCATCGCCTTCCGCGGCGGCTTCCACGGCCGCACCCTTCTGGGTTCGACGCTGACGGGCATGAGCACGCCATACAAACAGAATTTCGGCCAGGCGGCAGACATCTACCATACCCCTTACCCAGATCCGTATCGCGGCTTCGACGCGGCCGCTGCAATCCGCGCGCTCGAGGATCTGTTCGCCACGCAAATAGCTCCCGAGCGCGTTGCCGCTGTGATTCTCGAACCCGTTCAGGGCGATGGCGGTTTCCTGCCGGCGGGTACTGAGTTCCTGCAGGCGCTCCGTGAACTGACCAAGCGTCACGGCATCGTGCTGATCCTCGACGAAATCCAGGCGGGCTTTGGCCGCACGGGAACGATGTTCGGCTTCCAGCACGCCGGCATTCAGCCGGACCTCGTGACGGTGGCAAAGAGCCTGGCCGGCGGTCTTCCGCTGGCCGGTGTGGTCGGTCGTGCCGAAATCATGGATGCCCCTGCTCCCGGCGGCCTTGGTGGCACCTACGCCGGCAACCCGCTGGCCTGCGCCGCAGCGCTGGCCGTGCTGGATGTCTTCGAGCAGGACAAGCTGCTCGAGAAGTCAAAGCAGACCGGCGAGCTGCTGCGTTCCGGTCTCGACGCCATCGCGCGTGATTTCCCGGCAATCGGCACCGTCCGTGGTGTCGGCTCAATGCTCGCACTGGAATTCGTGCGTGACGGCGACCCCTTCCAGCCGGACGCTACGCTGGCGCAAACGGTCATCGACGAATGCCGTACGCGCGGTCTGCTGGTTATCAAGTGCGGTGTGCATCGCAACACGGTGCGCCTGCTGGCGCCGTTGAACAGCGCCCCCGAGACCATCGCAGAGGCCTTGACCATCCTGCGTGACGCGATTGGGGCGTCCACGAGCATTTCCAAGTGA